DNA from Asanoa sp. WMMD1127:
CCCTGGCGATCACCAACAACCCCGACTCGGCGCTGGCCGGCGCCGCGGAGCTGCACATCGACGTGGCCGCCGGGCACGAGCGCGCGGTCGCGGCGACCAAGACCTACACGGCGGAGCTGCTCGCGCTGCTCCTGCTCGTCGAGGGCATCCGGGCCGGCGACGGCCGGGTGCCGGCCGACGAGCTGCGTACGCTGGCCGATCTTCCCGCCCTGGCCACCACGGCCCTGGCCGACCCGACGGCGCCCGACCTGGCGCGCCGCTACCGGTTCGCGGCGCGGATGGTCACCACGGGCCGCGGCTACGCCTACCCGACCGCCCGCGAGGCCGCCCTCAAGCTGATGGAGACCTCCTACCTGCCGGCCCTGTCGTTCTCCGGCGCCGACCTGCTGCACGGCCCGCTCGCCCTGGCCGACCCCGACGTCCCGGTGCTGGCCGTGGTCGGCGCGGGCCCGGGCGGAGCGGCAATGCGCGACGTCCTCGCCCGCCTCGGCGAACGCCGCGCCGACGTGGTCACCGTGGGCCCGGCCGACGTGCCCGGCGCCTCGGCGCGGCTGGCGGTGCCCGAGGTCGACGAGCGCCTGGCCCCGCTGCTCGACATCCTCCCGCTGCAGCGCCTCGCCCTGGCGCTGGCCCTGGCCCGCGGCGAGAACCCCGACGCCCCGCGCGGCCTGGCCAAAGTGACCAGCACCTACTGACACGTGGCACGCTTGCGCTGTGTCCACCCTGCGTGACCTAGTCGAAGAGCACACCGCCCTGCGGCGGGGTGACATCGACCATCTGCACCGGATCGCCGGCGAGTGGCAGCTGCTCTCCGACCTGTCCTTCGCCGACCTGCTGCTCTGGGTGCCGGTCGACGACGAGGGCGGCTTCCTCTGCGTCGCGCAGGTCCGGCCGACCACGGCGCCCACGGCCTACCAGGACGACCAGGTCGGCCGGATCGTCGGCGGGCCCGAGGTGGCGCACCTGGACATCGCCTACCGCGAGGGCCGGATCTGGCGCGAGGGCGATCCCGTCTGGTACGGCGACACCCCCGCCCGCCACGAGGCCATCCCGGTGCGGCTGCGGTCGGCCGACGGCGAGAGCGGCGCGGTGATCGCCGTCGTGGGCCGGGACACCAACCTCTCGACCGCGCGTACGCCCAGCCAGCTCGAGCTCAACTACCTCACCACGGCCGACGACCTGGCCCAGATGACCTCGGACGGCACCTTTCCGCCGCGCCGGCATCCGGGCGAGACGACCTCGGCGCCGCGGGTCGGTGACGGGCTCGTCCGCCTCGACGCCAGCGGCAAGGTCACCTTCGCGAGCCCGAACGCGCAGTCCGCGTACCGCCGGCTCGGTTTCGCCGCCCATCTCGTCGGCGAGGACCTGGCCGTGCTGATCAAGCGGCTGGCCGACGACCCGCTGGAGGGCACCGACGCGGCCAACCGGGTGCTGGCGTCGCTGCGCGGCGAGGCGCCGGCCCGCAAGGAGGTCGACGCCCGCGGCGCGACCGTGCTGCACCGGGCGCTGCCGCTGATGCCCGCGGGCGTGCCGATCGGGTCCCTGGTGCTGGTCCGCGACATCACCGAGGTACGCCGCCGCGACCGCGCCCTGATCACCAAGGACGCCACCATCCGGGAGATCCACCACCGGGTCAAGAACAACCTGCAGACGGTCGCGGCGCTGCTCCGCCTGCAGGCCCGCCGCGTCGGCATCCCGGCCGCCCGGGCGGCGCTGGAGGAGTCGGTGCGCCGGGTGGCGTCGATCGCGCTGGTGCACGAGACGCTGTCGATGTCGAGCGACGAGGCGGTCGAGTTCGACGGGATCGTCGACAAGGTCGCCGGCGCGGCCACCGAGGTGGCCAGCACGGAGCTGTCGGTACGGATGCGCCGCGAGGGCTCGTTCGGCGTGCTGCCCGCCGAGATCGCCACGTCGTTGGTGATGGTGCTCAACGAGCTGCTGCTGAACGCGGCCGAGCACGGCTTCGCCGGCGACGGCGCGGTGGAGCCGGAGGTCGTGGTCGCGGTGCACCGGTTCCGCAAGCAGCTGCACGTCACGGTGGCCGACAACGGTCGCGGCCTGCCGCCCGACTTCGACCCGGACAAGGGCGGCCGGCTGGGGCTCCAGATCGTCCGGGCGCTGGCCACGGGGGAGCTGCGCGGATCGATCGAGCTGCGCAACCGGGCTGAAGGTGGCACCGAAGCGGTGCTGGTCGTGCCCTTGGGCAAGGCCCGCTGACGGGTAATTGGCCGAAGGCGGCGGAGCAAGGGTCATCGCGAGGTTAGCAACGCCACGGTCAGGCCGGGCTCGTGCCAGATCTGCCGGGTCGTGTAGGCCGCGCGCAGCGCGGCCCCCTTCTCGCCCGGCACGGCCGCCAGCGGATTGGCCAGGTCCCCGTCGGACAGCAGCCACAGCCGGTCGGCGCCGGCCGCGGCCAGGCACGCCGCCGGGTCACCGCACTCCGTCGCCCGCAGCTCGCCCCGCTCGATCGCCGTCTGCCGGACCAGCACGTCGCGTGGCGCCGCGCCGCCCAGGCCGCGGGCCACGGCGACGTCAAGCATCCGCCAGCCGGCCCGCGGTTCGTAGACGATCCCGTCCCCGGGCTGGGCGTTGGCCCCGATCACCGCGACCGCCGCCGGGTAGTCGACCGGCGCCGTGCGCGGCCATTCGTGGGTCCGCCGGAGGCCCACCTGCGCCGGGGCGCCGAGCACGGCGATCACCGCGACGAGCGCGAGCGCGTGGGCCAGCCGAAGTCGGGTCACGCCGATCGCGGCCAGCACGCACAGCAGCGACACGGTGAAGAGCAGATAGCGCGGCACCCAGAACGGCGCGAGCCGGCCGGCGGTGAACAGCAGCAGCGCTGGCAGCATGACGGACAGGGCCAGCACGGTCGGCCAGCGTCCCCGGGTCAGCGCCCAGCCCACCGCGGCCAGCACTATGAGCGCACCACCGACGGCCGCCGCCTGCAGAACGCTGCCGGGCAGGTCGACGAGGTCGGCCAGTCCGGGTTTGGGGACCCAATTAAGCTGCGCATCCTGCTGACCCCGGCCGCGCCACAGCAGAGGCGACAGCAGCACGGCCACCGTGCCGACCGTCGCCGCGAAGCCGATCACCGCCCGCCGGATGCCGATCGCAGCCGCCGCGTGTCCGGCCACCACCAGCAGCCCGACCACGTTGCACAGCCCGAGCCCGAGCAGGGCGAGCCCGTACCCCACGAAGCGCCAACCGGTCGGTCGGTCCACCGCCCGCACCAGCAGCAGCGTGGC
Protein-coding regions in this window:
- a CDS encoding SIS domain-containing protein; the encoded protein is MAADIAEQPEVFAGLLEPAHADPIAAVAAAIVERRPRHVVFTARGTSDHAAIYGAYLAEIRLGLPAGLASPSAVTVFGARPDLSQALVIGVSQSGGSSDLTEVVRAARETGALTLAITNNPDSALAGAAELHIDVAAGHERAVAATKTYTAELLALLLLVEGIRAGDGRVPADELRTLADLPALATTALADPTAPDLARRYRFAARMVTTGRGYAYPTAREAALKLMETSYLPALSFSGADLLHGPLALADPDVPVLAVVGAGPGGAAMRDVLARLGERRADVVTVGPADVPGASARLAVPEVDERLAPLLDILPLQRLALALALARGENPDAPRGLAKVTSTY
- a CDS encoding sensor histidine kinase — its product is MSTLRDLVEEHTALRRGDIDHLHRIAGEWQLLSDLSFADLLLWVPVDDEGGFLCVAQVRPTTAPTAYQDDQVGRIVGGPEVAHLDIAYREGRIWREGDPVWYGDTPARHEAIPVRLRSADGESGAVIAVVGRDTNLSTARTPSQLELNYLTTADDLAQMTSDGTFPPRRHPGETTSAPRVGDGLVRLDASGKVTFASPNAQSAYRRLGFAAHLVGEDLAVLIKRLADDPLEGTDAANRVLASLRGEAPARKEVDARGATVLHRALPLMPAGVPIGSLVLVRDITEVRRRDRALITKDATIREIHHRVKNNLQTVAALLRLQARRVGIPAARAALEESVRRVASIALVHETLSMSSDEAVEFDGIVDKVAGAATEVASTELSVRMRREGSFGVLPAEIATSLVMVLNELLLNAAEHGFAGDGAVEPEVVVAVHRFRKQLHVTVADNGRGLPPDFDPDKGGRLGLQIVRALATGELRGSIELRNRAEGGTEAVLVVPLGKAR
- a CDS encoding glycosyltransferase family 39 protein — translated: MTQQLDRARLAVDVRRRARPWAPLAPAVLTVLIVGVQLGRAPLWRDELATWSAAGRPLPDLWRMLGGIDAVSGPYYVFLHGWIALFGDSVVALRLPSLLAMAGAAALTTQLGTRLFGARAGLVAGLLFAVVPSTSRYGQEARGYAFAALFAVLATLLLVRAVDRPTGWRFVGYGLALLGLGLCNVVGLLVVAGHAAAAIGIRRAVIGFAATVGTVAVLLSPLLWRGRGQQDAQLNWVPKPGLADLVDLPGSVLQAAAVGGALIVLAAVGWALTRGRWPTVLALSVMLPALLLFTAGRLAPFWVPRYLLFTVSLLCVLAAIGVTRLRLAHALALVAVIAVLGAPAQVGLRRTHEWPRTAPVDYPAAVAVIGANAQPGDGIVYEPRAGWRMLDVAVARGLGGAAPRDVLVRQTAIERGELRATECGDPAACLAAAGADRLWLLSDGDLANPLAAVPGEKGAALRAAYTTRQIWHEPGLTVALLTSR